A single genomic interval of Cupriavidus sp. MP-37 harbors:
- a CDS encoding MFS transporter has translation MTTTAVNPGVSDAAFEDATYRKVSWRLVPFLLLCYVVAYLDRVNVGFAKLQMLNDLQFSETVYGLGAGIFFIGYFLFEVPSNVILHKVGARIWIARIMITWGAISAAMMFVTTPTMFYVLRFLLGIAEAGFFPGIILYLTYWYPANRRGRTTTFFMTAIALSGVIGGPLSGWIMQSFDGHNGWAGWQWMFLLEGIPSILVGLWVLAYLDDRIAHARWLSAEEKALLERNIASENAHKEDPPVRTVLSSPRVWLMSAIYFCFVMGLYGVSFWLPTIIKQTGVKGALDIGLLTAIPYGCAVVGMVLVAYSADRSGERRWHIALPALAGALGLLLSVQWHGDTTLAMVALTLATIGILTTLPLFWSLPTAFLAGTGAAAGIALINSLGNLAGFLSPYAVGWLKDLTHSTDSGMYLLAACLVVGAALTLSVPKRLVSRK, from the coding sequence CCGGCGTCAGCGACGCCGCCTTTGAAGATGCCACCTACCGCAAGGTCAGCTGGCGCCTGGTGCCCTTCCTGCTGCTGTGCTACGTGGTGGCCTACCTCGACCGCGTCAACGTGGGCTTCGCCAAGCTGCAGATGCTGAACGACCTGCAGTTCAGCGAGACCGTCTACGGCCTCGGCGCCGGCATCTTCTTCATCGGCTACTTCCTGTTCGAAGTGCCGAGCAACGTGATCCTGCACAAGGTGGGCGCGCGCATCTGGATCGCGCGCATCATGATCACCTGGGGCGCGATCTCGGCGGCGATGATGTTCGTCACCACGCCGACCATGTTCTACGTGCTGCGCTTCCTGCTGGGCATTGCCGAGGCCGGCTTCTTTCCCGGCATCATCCTGTACCTGACCTACTGGTACCCGGCCAACCGGCGCGGGCGCACCACCACCTTCTTCATGACCGCGATCGCGCTGTCGGGCGTGATCGGCGGGCCGCTGTCGGGCTGGATCATGCAGTCGTTCGACGGCCATAACGGCTGGGCCGGCTGGCAGTGGATGTTCCTGCTGGAAGGCATTCCGTCGATCCTGGTGGGGCTGTGGGTGCTGGCCTACCTGGATGACCGCATCGCCCACGCCAGGTGGCTGTCGGCCGAGGAAAAGGCGCTGCTGGAGCGCAATATCGCCAGCGAGAACGCGCACAAGGAAGACCCGCCGGTGCGCACCGTGCTGTCCAGCCCGCGCGTGTGGCTGATGAGTGCGATCTACTTCTGCTTCGTCATGGGCCTGTACGGCGTCAGCTTCTGGCTGCCGACCATCATCAAGCAGACCGGCGTCAAGGGCGCGCTCGACATCGGCCTGCTGACCGCCATCCCCTATGGCTGCGCGGTGGTCGGCATGGTGCTGGTGGCCTACAGCGCCGACCGCAGCGGCGAGCGCCGCTGGCATATCGCGCTGCCGGCGCTGGCCGGCGCGCTCGGCCTGCTGCTGTCGGTGCAATGGCACGGCGACACCACGCTGGCGATGGTGGCGCTGACGCTGGCGACGATCGGCATCCTGACCACGCTGCCGCTGTTCTGGAGCCTGCCCACCGCCTTCCTGGCCGGCACCGGCGCGGCCGCGGGCATTGCGCTGATCAACTCGCTGGGCAACCTCGCCGGCTTTCTCAGCCCGTACGCGGTGGGCTGGCTCAAGGACCTGACTCACAGCACCGATTCCGGCATGTACCTGCTGGCCGCGTGCCTGGTGGTGGGCGCGGCGCTGACGCTGTCGGTGCCGAAGCGGCTGGTGAGCCGGAAGTGA